In a single window of the Amycolatopsis sp. cg5 genome:
- a CDS encoding YceI family protein encodes MTGLSGQIRTAEGWAVEHAVLTVTDMSGQQVARVVANSQGSVATPALPPGVYTAVITSSGYNPVAKTAQIGSDGTGALGRVSLVPVEGALELPPPGPWTIDPAHSSVVATARHLGIASIKARFPELTGTITVGRPVEQSTVHAEITASAIDTGIKMRDDHLRSADFLDVDRFPTIVFDSTGLRQRGSDSWTLSGSLRLHGEERSIDLDLRYGGYSADPWGGVRAAFHAETQLHRNDFAINYNAIIRAGVAAIGTNVKIELDIEAVQGSALPDLGV; translated from the coding sequence ATGACGGGGCTGTCCGGGCAGATCCGCACGGCTGAAGGCTGGGCGGTCGAACACGCCGTGCTCACCGTGACGGACATGTCCGGGCAGCAGGTGGCGCGGGTGGTGGCCAACTCGCAGGGGTCGGTGGCCACCCCCGCACTGCCGCCCGGCGTGTACACGGCGGTGATCACCTCCTCCGGCTACAACCCGGTCGCGAAGACCGCCCAGATCGGCTCCGACGGCACCGGCGCACTCGGCCGCGTCTCGCTGGTCCCGGTCGAAGGCGCACTGGAGCTGCCGCCGCCCGGCCCGTGGACGATCGACCCGGCGCACTCGTCGGTGGTGGCGACCGCGCGTCACCTCGGGATCGCGAGCATCAAAGCCCGCTTCCCCGAGCTGACCGGCACGATCACGGTCGGCAGGCCGGTCGAGCAGTCGACGGTGCACGCGGAGATCACCGCTTCGGCCATCGACACCGGCATCAAGATGCGGGACGACCACCTGCGCTCGGCCGACTTCCTGGACGTCGACCGGTTCCCGACGATCGTGTTCGACAGCACGGGGCTGCGGCAGCGCGGGAGCGACTCTTGGACGCTGTCGGGGTCTTTGCGGCTGCATGGCGAAGAGCGGTCGATCGACCTGGACCTGCGGTATGGCGGGTACTCGGCGGATCCGTGGGGTGGGGTTCGGGCGGCCTTCCACGCCGAGACTCAGCTGCACCGGAATGACTTCGCGATCAACTACAACGCGATCATCCGGGCCGGGGTGGCGGCTATCGGAACGAACGTGAAGATCGAGCTGGATATCGAGGCTGTGCAGGGGTCTGCTCTGCCTGACCTGGGGGTTTGA